A section of the Alkalihalobacillus sp. LMS39 genome encodes:
- the pyrH gene encoding UMP kinase, whose translation MSKKYNRVVLKLSGEALAGELGYGIDPVVIQSIASQIKEIVELEVEVAVVVGGGNIWRGMAGSAKGMDRATADYMGMLATVMNSLALQDSLENLDVQSRVQTSIEMRQVAEPYIRRRAIRHLEKKRVVIFAAGTGNPYFSTDTTAALRAAEIEAEVILMAKNKVDGVYSADPSVDANAKKYQSITYLDVLKEGLAVMDTTASSLCMDNNIPLIVFSIMEEGNIKRAVLGEEIGTVVRGKS comes from the coding sequence ATGAGCAAGAAATATAATCGAGTTGTCTTAAAACTAAGTGGAGAAGCGTTAGCAGGAGAGTTAGGATACGGAATTGACCCGGTCGTCATTCAATCCATTGCATCACAAATTAAAGAGATTGTTGAATTAGAAGTGGAAGTAGCTGTTGTTGTTGGCGGTGGAAATATTTGGCGTGGAATGGCTGGTAGCGCAAAAGGGATGGACCGTGCAACAGCCGATTATATGGGAATGTTAGCCACTGTCATGAACTCACTTGCGCTTCAAGATAGCCTGGAAAACTTGGATGTACAATCTCGTGTACAAACATCAATTGAAATGAGACAAGTAGCTGAGCCTTATATTCGTAGAAGAGCCATTCGTCATTTAGAAAAGAAACGAGTTGTTATTTTTGCCGCAGGAACTGGAAATCCATATTTTTCAACAGACACAACCGCTGCACTTCGGGCTGCTGAAATAGAAGCGGAAGTCATTTTAATGGCTAAAAATAAAGTCGATGGTGTATACAGCGCTGACCCGTCTGTTGATGCAAATGCAAAAAAATATCAATCCATTACCTATTTAGATGTTTTAAAAGAAGGACTTGCTGTGATGGATACAACAGCTTCTTCGTTATGTATGGACAATAATATACCGCTCATTGTATTCTCAATTATGGAAGAAGGAAATATTAAGCGGGCCGTGTTAGGTGAAGAAATTGGAACAGTAGTTAG
- the tsf gene encoding translation elongation factor Ts — protein sequence MAVTASMVKELREKTGAGMMDCKKALTETNGDMEKAVDFLREKGIASAAKKADRVAAEGLSYVEQSGNKAVIVEVNSETDFVAKNENFKNLVADLAKHVLEQNPATVEDALAQPFQGGSTSVEEYVNGQIAKIGEKISLRRFEVVEKTDNDAFGSYLHMGGRIGVLTVIAGNTDEELAKDVAMHIAAIKPVYVNRDGVPGDEVDREREVLKQQALNEGKPANIVEKMVEGRLSKFFEQVCLVDQPFVKDGDQKVGKYVKNKGGEVKSFVRYEVGEGMEKREDNFAEEVMSQVKK from the coding sequence ATGGCAGTTACAGCAAGTATGGTTAAAGAATTACGTGAAAAAACAGGTGCAGGGATGATGGACTGCAAAAAAGCATTAACAGAAACAAATGGTGACATGGAAAAAGCAGTTGATTTCTTACGTGAAAAAGGAATTGCAAGTGCAGCGAAAAAAGCAGACCGTGTTGCAGCAGAAGGTCTTTCTTATGTTGAACAAAGTGGAAACAAAGCTGTTATTGTTGAAGTGAACTCAGAAACAGATTTTGTTGCTAAAAATGAAAACTTTAAAAACTTAGTAGCTGACTTAGCGAAACATGTTCTTGAACAAAACCCTGCAACAGTTGAAGATGCTTTAGCACAACCTTTCCAAGGTGGTTCAACGTCAGTTGAGGAATACGTTAATGGCCAAATTGCAAAAATTGGTGAAAAAATTTCATTACGTCGTTTTGAAGTTGTTGAAAAAACAGATAACGATGCATTTGGTTCTTACCTCCACATGGGTGGAAGAATTGGTGTATTAACAGTCATTGCTGGAAATACTGATGAAGAGCTTGCTAAAGATGTAGCGATGCACATTGCAGCGATCAAACCTGTTTATGTCAATCGTGATGGTGTTCCAGGTGACGAAGTTGACCGTGAGCGTGAAGTATTAAAGCAACAAGCATTAAACGAAGGAAAACCAGCAAACATTGTTGAAAAAATGGTAGAAGGCCGTTTAAGCAAATTTTTCGAACAAGTATGTTTAGTTGACCAACCATTTGTTAAAGATGGTGATCAAAAGGTTGGAAAATACGTTAAAAACAAAGGCGGAGAAGTAAAATCATTTGTTCGTTATGAAGTTGGCGAAGGAATGGAAAAACGTGAAGATAACTTTGCTGAAGAAGTAATGTCTCAAGTAAAGAAATAA
- the rpsB gene encoding 30S ribosomal protein S2, whose protein sequence is MAVISMKQLLEAGVHFGHQTRRWNPKMDRYIFTERNGIYIIDLQKTVKKVEEAYNFVREIAQDGGKVLFVGTKKQAQDSVKEEAARCGGYFINQRWLGGTLTNFETIQKRISRLKQLEKMQEDGTFDVLPKKEVILLKKEMDRLEKFLGGIKDMKSIPDALFVIDPRKERIAIAEARKLNIPIVAIVDTNCDPDEVDYVIPGNDDAIRAVKLLTGKMADAIIEATSAEEQQVEEAPEEEANV, encoded by the coding sequence GTGGCAGTTATTTCCATGAAACAATTACTAGAAGCTGGGGTACACTTCGGACATCAAACTCGTCGTTGGAACCCAAAAATGGATCGCTACATCTTCACAGAAAGAAACGGAATTTATATCATTGACTTACAAAAAACAGTCAAAAAAGTTGAGGAAGCTTACAATTTTGTCAGAGAAATTGCGCAAGATGGCGGAAAAGTTCTTTTTGTAGGAACGAAAAAGCAAGCGCAAGACTCTGTTAAAGAGGAAGCAGCTCGTTGTGGTGGTTACTTCATTAACCAACGTTGGTTAGGTGGTACATTAACAAACTTTGAGACAATTCAAAAGCGAATTTCTCGATTAAAGCAACTTGAAAAAATGCAAGAAGATGGTACATTTGATGTCCTTCCTAAAAAAGAAGTTATTCTTCTTAAAAAGGAAATGGATCGTCTAGAGAAATTCTTAGGCGGTATTAAAGACATGAAATCAATTCCTGATGCATTATTTGTTATTGACCCACGCAAAGAGCGTATTGCGATTGCTGAAGCTCGTAAATTGAACATTCCAATCGTTGCAATTGTTGATACAAACTGTGATCCAGACGAAGTTGATTATGTAATTCCTGGTAATGATGATGCAATCCGTGCTGTGAAGCTTCTTACTGGAAAAATGGCAGATGCTATCATTGAAGCAACTTCTGCTGAAGAGCAGCAAGTTGAGGAAGCTCCAGAAGAAGAAGCAAACGTATAA
- a CDS encoding coupling factor for flagellin transcription and translation: MTAYLLTISFIVHLFTILWIITLIQKLNAKESPIDSEKVKQEIEDLLIAYTTEMKEENEKLAQQLRAVSTRQAEMVTPSYNQNIYKEQTPTRVVPTTPKARYEGYTPPVIEEEKQEEIYEQSDTAKVLALAKQGWKAEEIAKKLQLGKVEVELMLKFNQ; this comes from the coding sequence ATGACAGCCTATTTATTAACGATAAGTTTCATTGTTCATTTATTTACAATTCTATGGATCATTACGTTAATTCAGAAACTAAACGCAAAAGAATCGCCAATAGACAGTGAAAAAGTAAAACAAGAAATTGAAGACCTACTTATTGCTTATACGACAGAGATGAAGGAAGAAAATGAGAAACTAGCTCAGCAATTACGAGCGGTGTCGACTCGACAAGCTGAAATGGTAACGCCATCATATAATCAAAATATATATAAGGAACAGACTCCGACTCGCGTTGTCCCGACAACGCCGAAAGCACGCTACGAAGGTTATACACCACCAGTCATTGAGGAAGAGAAACAAGAAGAAATCTATGAACAGTCGGATACAGCAAAAGTTCTTGCTCTTGCTAAGCAAGGTTGGAAAGCGGAAGAAATAGCGAAAAAACTACAATTAGGTAAAGTAGAAGTAGAGTTAATGTTAAAATTTAATCAATAA
- a CDS encoding FapA family protein — translation MVDVSERYEIQISKDGMTATLVEKPRREEELETENMTTVEQLLEFLKEQGVVYGVQEHHVISYIEDPQTNNLPIVVAEGKPPINGEKAYLLPVQFKKDQGQKVLGNQTVDLKQVIDIPIVSEGDLVGEKIEATAGMPGMNVLGEKIEQKPGKDIQIRPGKNTRISEDGLKLFSLVDGQVSVEKKLIHVYPNYEVNGDVNMKTGNISFVGNVTIRGNVPTGFTVSAKGDIRIYGTVEGAILEAGGSIFVTAGIVAQDSGNIRAEQDLHTTFINQANVNVGGDLHVGQAILHSRCSVGGTIFCEKGKGSIVGGQLSAGKGIHAVEIGNSMHSKTALFIGVDQSTLEKEKTLQEAVKKASDELEKLGKLLDAFAAKEKAGMVLAPNERIMKLRVRNTIVQTEQTLQDAKEELEDMIENKEDNEFGSLTVKKTIFPNVSVTFGKYRRKIKSPHQYVKLALVDGEIKLLPL, via the coding sequence ATGGTAGACGTATCGGAACGATATGAAATTCAAATATCAAAAGACGGGATGACCGCGACACTTGTGGAAAAACCAAGAAGAGAAGAAGAGCTCGAAACAGAAAACATGACGACAGTAGAGCAGCTTCTTGAATTTCTGAAAGAGCAAGGCGTAGTTTATGGAGTACAGGAACACCATGTTATATCTTATATTGAAGATCCACAGACGAATAACTTACCTATCGTTGTAGCAGAAGGAAAGCCCCCTATAAACGGGGAAAAAGCCTATCTGCTACCGGTTCAGTTTAAAAAAGACCAGGGACAAAAAGTACTTGGAAATCAAACGGTTGATTTAAAGCAAGTGATTGACATCCCCATTGTTTCTGAAGGGGATTTAGTAGGAGAGAAAATAGAAGCAACCGCTGGAATGCCAGGAATGAATGTGCTAGGAGAGAAAATAGAGCAAAAGCCAGGAAAAGATATTCAAATTAGACCAGGGAAAAATACGAGAATAAGTGAGGATGGGCTCAAGCTTTTTTCACTAGTTGATGGACAAGTATCTGTCGAAAAAAAGCTCATTCATGTTTACCCGAATTACGAAGTAAATGGTGACGTTAACATGAAAACAGGAAATATCTCCTTTGTTGGAAATGTGACCATCAGAGGAAATGTTCCGACTGGTTTTACCGTCAGTGCAAAAGGAGATATTCGTATTTATGGGACGGTCGAAGGGGCCATTCTTGAAGCCGGTGGTTCCATTTTTGTGACAGCTGGTATTGTTGCGCAGGATAGTGGCAATATAAGAGCAGAACAAGACTTACATACGACATTTATTAATCAGGCAAACGTAAATGTTGGTGGGGATTTACATGTCGGTCAAGCGATATTACATAGTCGCTGTTCTGTTGGGGGAACGATTTTTTGTGAAAAAGGAAAAGGAAGTATTGTCGGGGGACAATTATCAGCAGGAAAAGGTATTCACGCTGTAGAAATTGGCAATTCAATGCATTCAAAAACAGCCCTTTTTATTGGTGTTGACCAATCCACCCTTGAAAAAGAGAAAACATTGCAAGAGGCAGTGAAAAAGGCGTCTGATGAATTAGAAAAGTTAGGAAAGCTCCTCGATGCGTTTGCGGCGAAAGAAAAGGCAGGAATGGTATTGGCTCCGAATGAGCGGATCATGAAGTTGCGAGTTCGGAATACAATCGTGCAAACAGAGCAAACATTACAGGATGCAAAAGAAGAGTTAGAAGACATGATAGAGAACAAAGAAGATAATGAGTTTGGTTCACTTACGGTGAAAAAGACGATATTTCCTAATGTGTCTGTTACGTTCGGAAAATATCGCAGAAAAATAAAGTCACCTCACCAATATGTTAAACTCGCATTGGTCGATGGAGAAATTAAACTTCTTCCTTTGTAG
- a CDS encoding FliA/WhiG family RNA polymerase sigma factor gives MANTMTRTEEEKIWDKWIEDRCPEAADSLIRIYMPLVTYHVSRISVGLPRNVNREDLMSHGMLGLYDALEKFDTKRDLKFDTYASFRIRGAIIDGLRKEDWLPRSLREKAKKVDATIEKLEQEHGRFVQASEVARELGLSEDDVVQIISESFHANLLSMDEQTNDSEREETYTATIVDTQTKTPEESIMFEAMKKEVADVISCLNEKEQLVVTLFYFEELTLTEIGQVMELSTSRISQIHSKALFRLQQALSK, from the coding sequence ATGGCTAATACAATGACACGCACCGAGGAAGAAAAGATTTGGGATAAATGGATCGAAGACCGTTGTCCGGAAGCAGCGGATTCCCTCATTCGTATTTATATGCCTCTTGTTACTTATCATGTAAGCAGGATTTCTGTCGGATTACCTCGAAATGTTAATAGAGAAGATTTAATGAGTCATGGAATGCTTGGGCTCTATGATGCCCTTGAGAAGTTTGATACGAAAAGAGATTTGAAATTTGATACGTATGCTTCTTTCCGAATTCGTGGCGCTATCATTGATGGTTTACGTAAAGAAGATTGGTTACCAAGGTCCTTACGTGAAAAAGCAAAGAAAGTCGATGCAACAATTGAAAAATTAGAGCAAGAACATGGTCGTTTCGTTCAAGCATCTGAAGTTGCAAGGGAACTAGGACTATCCGAAGATGACGTCGTACAAATCATCTCTGAGAGTTTCCATGCAAATTTATTATCAATGGATGAGCAAACAAATGATTCTGAGCGTGAAGAAACATATACAGCAACGATTGTCGATACTCAAACAAAAACACCAGAAGAATCGATAATGTTTGAAGCGATGAAGAAAGAAGTTGCTGATGTGATTTCATGCTTAAATGAAAAAGAACAACTTGTCGTTACATTGTTCTATTTTGAAGAATTAACATTAACAGAAATTGGACAAGTCATGGAGTTGTCTACATCTAGAATATCCCAAATCCACTCTAAAGCCTTGTTCAGGTTACAACAAGCATTATCGAAGTAG
- a CDS encoding chemotaxis protein CheD — protein MTNIIKVGMADLNIVKPPNTIRTAGLGSCVGVIIYDDYTNVSGMAHIMLPDSTQGKAGTVNIAKYADTAIVELVSRLEREGVNKRLLKSKIAGGAQMFQFSSTSDLMRIGPRNVEAVKKQLEQLSIAILAEDVGGNSGRTIEFNPITKKLMVRTVNLGVKEI, from the coding sequence ATGACGAACATAATTAAAGTCGGAATGGCCGATTTGAATATCGTTAAACCTCCGAATACAATCCGAACAGCTGGTTTAGGATCGTGTGTAGGAGTCATCATTTATGATGATTATACGAATGTGTCTGGAATGGCTCATATCATGCTGCCGGATTCGACCCAAGGAAAAGCGGGGACGGTTAATATTGCAAAGTATGCAGATACAGCGATTGTTGAACTTGTATCAAGACTTGAAAGAGAAGGGGTAAATAAAAGGTTGTTAAAGTCGAAAATAGCCGGTGGAGCGCAAATGTTTCAGTTTTCTTCAACTTCAGATTTGATGCGAATAGGTCCACGGAATGTAGAAGCGGTAAAAAAACAACTCGAACAGCTTAGTATTGCCATCTTGGCGGAAGATGTTGGAGGGAACAGTGGTCGAACAATTGAGTTTAATCCGATAACGAAAAAGCTAATGGTCCGAACAGTAAATCTAGGAGTAAAAGAAATATAA
- a CDS encoding chemotaxis protein CheC has protein sequence MSFIEKITPYHLDVLKEVGNIGAGNAATALSKLLNKFIEMKVPSVRIVSFQEITELVGGTDTVVAAIFLRLEGDAPGNMFFLVPIDEAEQLIHRLVGDDTFQLSSPPYEEIGLSAFQEVGNILAGSYLSALSDFTKLNLQPSVPALSIDMAGAILSYGLIELSQIGDYAIVIDTEITELNRKSEHSNGHFFLLPDPDSFSKIFNALGVDVDDEHN, from the coding sequence ATGAGTTTTATCGAAAAAATTACGCCCTATCATTTAGATGTACTTAAAGAGGTAGGTAATATTGGTGCGGGAAATGCGGCAACCGCATTATCAAAATTACTTAATAAATTTATAGAAATGAAAGTGCCTTCTGTCCGGATTGTATCATTTCAAGAAATAACAGAATTAGTTGGAGGAACCGATACGGTTGTAGCTGCGATTTTTTTACGGTTGGAAGGTGATGCGCCAGGCAATATGTTCTTTTTAGTTCCGATTGATGAAGCAGAACAATTGATTCATAGATTAGTAGGTGATGATACATTTCAATTATCAAGCCCACCGTATGAAGAAATCGGATTGTCTGCTTTCCAAGAAGTTGGAAATATATTGGCAGGATCGTATTTATCAGCACTTTCCGATTTTACGAAATTAAATTTGCAGCCGTCAGTGCCAGCATTAAGTATTGATATGGCGGGAGCCATCTTAAGTTACGGACTTATTGAACTTTCTCAAATTGGTGATTATGCCATTGTAATTGATACAGAAATAACAGAATTAAATAGGAAGTCGGAACACTCTAATGGCCATTTTTTCTTACTTCCTGACCCGGATTCATTTTCGAAAATTTTCAATGCATTGGGTGTCGATGTCGATGACGAACATAATTAA
- a CDS encoding chemotaxis response regulator protein-glutamate methylesterase, protein MRKLISDLLEEDSRITVVATARNGADALKKIAEHQPDVITLDVEMPVMDGLATLKEIMGKNPLPVVMVSSTTKAGAENTLLAMDLGAVDFITKTSGSISLDLHKIKNVLIEKVVLASTIDMKRLTKTNSVKNRPKTEVIAPVKHQLETFQSGLQKIIAIGTSTGGPKALQQVLKQIKANIAAPILIVQHMPAGFTKSLATRLNSLSSITVKEAEHQDTLQNGTAYIAPGGKHMKLEKKGSTISIVLDESEVRRGHRPSVDVMYESVATIPHLTKMAVIMTGMGSDGTEGLHELKKAGNCYAVAESEETSIVFGMPKAAILSKNVDEVVDLGDIAAKINAFA, encoded by the coding sequence ATGAGAAAGCTGATCTCAGATTTGTTAGAAGAGGATTCAAGAATTACAGTTGTAGCGACCGCCCGTAATGGAGCGGACGCTTTAAAGAAAATAGCGGAACATCAACCAGATGTCATTACTCTCGATGTCGAAATGCCTGTTATGGATGGGTTAGCAACGTTAAAGGAAATTATGGGGAAAAATCCGCTACCTGTTGTTATGGTCAGTAGTACAACGAAAGCGGGAGCTGAAAACACGTTACTTGCAATGGATTTAGGAGCGGTAGATTTTATTACGAAAACATCAGGATCAATCTCATTAGATTTACACAAAATAAAAAATGTGTTGATTGAAAAAGTCGTCCTTGCCTCTACAATTGATATGAAACGATTGACGAAAACAAATAGTGTAAAGAATCGACCGAAAACCGAAGTGATAGCTCCGGTGAAACATCAACTCGAAACATTCCAATCAGGATTACAAAAAATCATTGCAATCGGTACATCAACAGGTGGACCAAAAGCATTGCAACAAGTGTTAAAACAAATTAAAGCGAATATCGCTGCCCCGATTTTAATTGTGCAACATATGCCAGCTGGATTTACAAAGTCATTAGCGACTCGATTAAATTCATTATCAAGTATTACAGTAAAAGAAGCAGAGCATCAAGATACACTGCAAAATGGAACAGCTTATATAGCTCCTGGGGGGAAACACATGAAGCTTGAGAAAAAAGGTTCAACCATTTCTATCGTTCTTGATGAATCCGAAGTTCGGCGTGGGCATCGTCCATCTGTTGATGTTATGTATGAATCAGTAGCAACAATCCCTCATCTTACGAAAATGGCAGTCATCATGACGGGAATGGGCTCAGATGGCACAGAAGGGTTGCATGAGTTAAAAAAGGCCGGCAACTGTTATGCAGTGGCAGAGTCAGAAGAAACATCGATTGTATTTGGAATGCCAAAAGCAGCTATTCTTTCAAAAAATGTCGACGAAGTCGTTGATTTAGGCGATATCGCAGCGAAAATTAATGCATTTGCATAA
- a CDS encoding MinD/ParA family protein, with product MTDQAQSLRKLMDSTDIEDTKVISIVSGKGGVGKSNFSLNFSIALAKAGKKVVLFDLDIGMANVDILMGVSSRYNIVDMIENELTIWDIIETGPENISFVSGGSGFTKLFKLTPEKYERFISQLEGLYKKYDYILFDMGAGVSEDSIQYILAANEAIIVTTPEPTSITDAYAMLKFMHLQDESMPCSLLVNRAETNSEGESTAENLKRVAKQFLQKDISVLGTIPNDKVVVKAVKHQQPFLLFDPRSKPSQAITNIVASYIGKRTKKEAVLFPSFISKLKGLLAKG from the coding sequence ATGACTGATCAAGCACAAAGCTTAAGAAAACTAATGGATAGCACTGACATAGAAGACACAAAAGTAATTTCCATTGTAAGTGGCAAAGGTGGAGTAGGAAAATCAAACTTTTCATTAAATTTCTCCATTGCATTAGCGAAAGCAGGAAAAAAAGTAGTGTTGTTTGACTTAGATATTGGGATGGCTAATGTCGATATTTTAATGGGTGTTTCTTCTCGTTATAACATCGTCGATATGATTGAAAATGAATTGACTATTTGGGACATTATCGAAACAGGTCCAGAAAACATTTCGTTTGTATCTGGAGGATCAGGTTTTACAAAATTATTTAAACTAACACCGGAAAAGTATGAACGATTTATTTCACAACTTGAAGGGCTTTATAAAAAATACGACTATATCCTTTTTGATATGGGTGCTGGTGTATCAGAAGATAGCATTCAATACATTTTAGCGGCAAATGAAGCCATTATAGTGACAACACCAGAACCAACATCGATTACTGATGCGTATGCCATGCTTAAGTTTATGCATCTGCAAGATGAATCTATGCCTTGTTCGCTCCTTGTCAATCGAGCCGAAACAAATAGCGAAGGGGAAAGTACCGCTGAGAATTTAAAACGAGTGGCAAAACAGTTTTTGCAAAAAGATATTTCCGTTCTTGGTACGATTCCAAATGATAAAGTTGTGGTGAAAGCTGTCAAACACCAGCAACCATTTTTGTTGTTTGACCCACGCTCAAAACCAAGCCAAGCCATTACAAATATCGTTGCTTCCTATATCGGTAAACGGACAAAAAAAGAAGCGGTATTGTTTCCGTCATTTATTTCTAAATTAAAAGGTCTTCTTGCAAAAGGGTAA
- the flhF gene encoding flagellar biosynthesis protein FlhF: MKVKKFTAASMPEAMKQIRAELGHDAVILNSKEVETGGLFGFFTKKSIEVIAAIDQMPQVKRPTPKPVQPKMVKQEIEPVFSKERIEKLKPSQDQEQLMKEIQQLKTMVHTISNQQQPSEKEYPEPFQQIEDQLLEQEVNKSIRLELMKHLLKKWYSTEKEESEQMDIAKEVKAYLEAMVADVDMGGIDFSKKYINIVGPTGVGKTTTIAKIAAHSVLKKHKKVALITTDTYRIAAVEQLKTYSKILNIPFEVAYSIEDFRKAKEQFSSYDLVLVDSAGRNFRNSLYVEEIRKIIDFNDEMETYLVLALTSKYKDMKSIFEQFSLISIQKLIFTKKDETSYYGAMLNMMHDYHVGVAYITTGQNVPDDIVEADSDTIINAILEGNEHD, encoded by the coding sequence ATGAAGGTAAAGAAATTTACAGCAGCTTCTATGCCAGAAGCAATGAAACAAATCCGAGCTGAATTAGGGCATGATGCGGTTATTTTAAATTCGAAAGAAGTGGAAACAGGGGGATTGTTTGGCTTTTTTACAAAAAAAAGCATTGAGGTGATTGCGGCTATCGATCAGATGCCGCAAGTCAAACGCCCAACTCCTAAACCGGTCCAACCAAAAATGGTGAAACAAGAAATCGAACCGGTGTTTTCAAAAGAAAGAATTGAAAAACTAAAGCCAAGTCAAGACCAGGAACAGCTCATGAAAGAAATACAACAATTAAAAACGATGGTTCATACAATAAGCAATCAACAGCAGCCATCAGAAAAAGAGTATCCAGAACCGTTTCAACAAATTGAAGACCAATTACTTGAACAAGAAGTGAATAAGTCGATTCGATTAGAACTAATGAAACATTTACTAAAAAAGTGGTATTCAACAGAAAAAGAAGAATCAGAACAGATGGATATTGCAAAAGAGGTAAAAGCTTATCTTGAAGCGATGGTAGCCGATGTTGATATGGGTGGTATCGATTTCAGTAAAAAATATATTAATATTGTAGGACCAACAGGAGTAGGAAAAACAACAACGATAGCTAAAATAGCGGCACATAGCGTCTTAAAGAAGCATAAGAAAGTAGCTTTGATTACGACCGATACGTATCGTATTGCAGCGGTAGAGCAATTGAAAACCTACTCGAAAATATTAAATATTCCTTTTGAAGTAGCTTATTCCATTGAGGATTTTCGAAAAGCAAAAGAACAATTTTCATCCTACGATTTAGTGTTGGTTGATAGTGCGGGTCGCAATTTTAGAAATTCCTTATATGTCGAAGAAATTCGTAAAATTATTGATTTTAATGATGAGATGGAGACATATTTAGTACTAGCACTCACCTCGAAATATAAGGATATGAAATCAATTTTCGAGCAATTCTCATTAATTTCTATTCAAAAATTGATTTTTACAAAGAAAGATGAGACGTCTTATTATGGAGCAATGTTGAATATGATGCACGATTATCATGTCGGTGTTGCTTATATAACGACAGGTCAAAATGTACCTGATGACATTGTGGAAGCTGATTCAGACACAATTATAAATGCCATACTAGAGGGAAATGAACATGACTGA